The nucleotide sequence TGTTACAGGATAGTGATTTTGCGCCTACTACGCAGGGGTTGAAAGCGGCGGCTGAGACGCAGACGCTGGTAGGGGAGTGGATCAGCAGGTGGGTGAAAAGTGTAAAATAACCTCACTCTTATAAGTAGTTACGTAAAAAGAAAAATGTACCGCTTGATAAGTTTTTGATTAGGGGAAGGGCTAAGAAGTAGGGGAATTTATAGATTTATGTATGTCTATCTGTTTAGGTTGAGTAAAATTCTTCACCATATCAAAAGATAGGTAGGGAAATAGAGCCTGTGGTGACACAAGCCACGGTGTATAGCTATATATAAAAAAAACTACCGCTTGATAAGTTTTTGACTATGGATAAGTCCAGGATTTACGAAAATTGTATAGATTTATGCTGTTCTAGTCTATCAAATATTATTGCTCAACTTAATTAAAAATGTTAGGAATGCAACAATTCTTATAGCGTAGCCAATGGTGAAGGATTGCCTATAAGAATTAAAATATAAGTTATTAGGTATCAAAAATCAGCAAAATATGATATTTTAAGTCTGTTTAAAAATTCACAAGTTCTCTTATTATATTGACTAATAAATTTGATATTATGAAAAAAAGATTAACCGTGTTAGTCCTCTTATTAAGCATTAAATGCTTTGCAGCTCCTAAAAAAGTAAAGATTTCAAATGCATCTGATACAATATTAAAAGCATGTGTATATGTAAGTACTACTGCTGATGATTTAGGATTGGCTGCAGGTGAATTTAAATCCCTTTCAATTGGTGAGATGTTCGTTTATGAATATGATTATAAAAATGGAAGGTTTATACATACAGTTGTTTTTTTAAAGAATGATGATAAAATTATTGTCAGCTCTTATCAAGCATCATCTTCGGATCCAAAAGAAGTAACTATCAACATTACAAAACCGAATCAAAAACAAGTTGATAGGCCTGAGGTAGATAGAATGAGGAGACTCATAGATGACGAAATTGTTAATTTTTCAAAAACATATGTATCTACTATTAGAGTTGATGGCGATGCAAGTTTAGGGCTTCAAGAGTATTTAGGAGCTATTGCTGTTATTGATACTGCACAAAAAGATATGCGCAAAGCTGTTAAACTGCTTTATACAGCAAGACAACTAGAAATATCGGAAACTCCTCCTCTGAGTGGAAGAAATTTTCAAGAAACATACAAAATCACAAAAGAATTTGCAGGCGAAGCTGGTGTATCTGTGCCTGGGGCATTTTCATCAGGTATAAATTTTTCTCATGGGGACATGCAGGAGATTACATTATCGTGTAAGACTATAGGAAACGTACTTCTTCCTACAAGGCCAGGTATTACACCAATTGGGACGCTTTTAGACTTTGATGAAAAAAATGTAGAAAATGTTGTTGGTACAATCACGGCAACTTTAGACTCATGTAATACTTGTATACTTCAACAAATTCAAGGCTTACTAGCCCACTCTGGATTGGCAGTAAACGTAAAAAGATTTAAAAAATCTAATATTGCCTTTACTTCAAGTGCTTCAAATGTTGTTACCGCAAATGGAACATATGTTTATGAAAACGGCTATGATTATTTTGATCTGATTTCGGCAAGAGTGATTGCTATTGGTCTTACTGGGATAAACTTAAAAACAAATTTTGCTCAAACTGTGGTTGAAAAACTAAAAGTCAAGAAAAATGAACTTGACAACCTAGTTAATAATCAACAATTGAACGTTGACAGACTAAAAGCTCAACTAAAAGAAATCACAGACTTAATTTCAAAATTAGAAACTTACAAATGAGCAACTGTGGTCATCCCGCTAACCCTGATCTGCAATCGGGACGATGGCCCGCTGACGTTGCATCTTGCCGCGTCTGTAACGCGATCTGCGTACAAGTGGGCCATCTACATTCACACTCAAAGTCAGAATTTTCATAAGTCATTGAAGCAGGAAGTAGCTCCCATGCATCCACTTCCCCCTACCTCATAATCCGCCGAGCATTGTCCGAATAGATTTTTTTCAGGGTGGCCTTGTTGAGATCGAGTCCGTGCAGGGGCCAATGGTAGGAGAAGCGCCCGTGCTCGTAAAAATGCTCATCGGCTGATTCCAGAATCCGGAAGGTGATGCGGTACATGGACGACTCGTTGCCCATGTCAGTACCGTAGACAATCCGGTTGGCGTATTTTTCCATGAAGGCTTTGGCGAAGCGGGGTATCGGCGAAAACTCCCCGTAGCGGGCCGCCACATCGGCGTACAGGTTGGGGTAGGCATCAAACAGCCGTCCCAACTTCCCCAAATCGGAATTGCAATTGGCGAGGTGGCAGGCAATGAACGTGGTACCGGGGTTGTCGCGCACAGCATGTTCCAGCGTAGCGACCAACTGATCGTGATCCAGGATGCCCGGCTTGGTCATGTCTACATTCCATTTGGCCGCATTCATCAGGCCGTCGTTGGTCGAGTCGGGCTTTTGGTACATCCATTCGTCTTCGGAAACGTGGATGCTCACGGGCATCCGCAGTTCGGCGCACTTGGCGAGCAGCGGTTTCATGCGGGGATCGTCGATGTGCATCCCGTAGCCGGGGGTAGGTTTGGAATACAACTCACCCAGTCCCTTATCGCCCAATTCGCCCACGCCTTTGGCCCCTTTTGCGTGGCAACGCACCAGTTCGGCCACGGCGCGCTGCGCCCAATCCGGCTTGTCGGCATCGGTATAGTTGAACCCGCACCAGACCTCAAATCGGTCGGGGTAGCGGGCGTACTTCTGCGCGATCGCATCAAAAGCCGCCCCCGTGGCGTAGGTGAGTACCATGGATTTGGCAATACCTACCTCATCCATGGTTTTTACCCATTCGTCCACTTCCTGGTCGTTTTTTGGATAATCGTGCGCGTGAAAATCCACGACGGGGTATCTGGCTTTGGGTACGGTGGTTTTGGGAATATTGTAAATGGAATTGGGCCGGTAATCCTTCAATTTGAGGGTAGCGGCTACCTGCGCCCAACCAGGGAAAAATCCCAGCAGGAGTCCGGTCACCAGAAATAGGGACACTAATTTTCGACCTGATTTCATTTCGTGCATCATGGGGGTAGGTAGCTTGGGAGCAGTTAGGTTTACAAAACTTAAAATCAGAAAACGGTCAATCCTACTAGCGGGCGGCATGCGGATTATGAATCCGTTGGATAAGAGGTACCCGCCCGCCGATGCTCCGGAAGGTAGAAATCGGGAATCGTGTTTTTTTAATTTGCTATGAAAGACAACTTCTCCACCGGTTCCGATCAATACGCCCAATTCCGCCCAACCTACCCTCAGGCGGTGTTTGCGTATCTGTCGACTCTGACCGAAAACAAGGGTCGCGCCTGGGACTGCGGTACCGGCAATGGTCAGGTAGCCGTAGAATTGGCAAAAACGTTTGCGGAAGTATTTGCGACGGATTTCAGCCAGTCCCAGATCGGGCAGGCGGTGCTGCGGGAAAATATCGAATATTCCGTGCAGCGGGCGGAGCAAACCAATTTTCCGGATGATTTTTTTGACCTCATCACGGTAGCCCAGGCGATTCACTGGTTCGATTTTGAGCCTTTTTACCAGGAAGTCCGCCGCACGGCCAAGCCCGGTGCCCTGCTGGTCGTGCTGGGGTACGGGTTGTTAAAAATTTCGAAAAACGTCGATGCCGTAATCGATCATTTTTATCACCACATCGTGGGTAGCTTTTGGGATAAGGAAAGACGCTACATCGATGAAAACTACCAGTCCATTCCGTTCCCTTTTCCGGAGCTCAAGGTACCCGCTTTTTCCAATACCCTCGTCTGGTCGCTGGATCATCTGCTGGGGTACCTGTCTACCTGGTCGGCGGTCAGGCATTTCATCGCGGCCCACGGATATGATCCCCTGGACGAGCTTCGACCCGAGCTGGCGGTAGCCTGGGGTAGCCAATCCGTTCAAGACGTACACTTTCCTATTTTAGTGCGAATTGGTAGAATTCAGTAGATCAGCAGAATTTAACTATACCGTAAAATCGAATCGCGATTCGTTTAGTACTTTTAGAATTTAAATCCTTCGCTCTTTCAAATTGGTATGATTCGAAAGCTTTACTTTCTTCTGCTGTCTCCGTTCTTTTTATTTAACGCCCATGCTCAGTCCGGGAGCCGGGAATTTCAGGTCGAAGAAGCCAAACAGGCCGTGGCGGTGGATGCGACGCACTTCTATGTAATCAACAACAGCACCATCCGCAAGTACCTGAAAAATTCCGGGGAATTGGTGGCTTCCTGGGATGGTACCTCGCAGGGCATCGTGCACCTGAACAGCGGGGTGGTGATCAAGGGCAAACTCTACTGCGCCAACTCCAACTACCCCGATCAGCCCATGACCAGCTCAGTTGAAATATTTGATACCCGTACTCTGCAACACACAAGTACCCATAGCTTCGGGATCGCCCAGCACGGTTCCCTTACCTGGCTGGATCAGAAAGACGGGTACTGGTATGTGGGTTTTGCCGAGTATAGCGGTCGTAATGCCAGCGCGGGGCGGGATGGCCGCTGG is from Salmonirosea aquatica and encodes:
- a CDS encoding amidohydrolase family protein, yielding MMHEMKSGRKLVSLFLVTGLLLGFFPGWAQVAATLKLKDYRPNSIYNIPKTTVPKARYPVVDFHAHDYPKNDQEVDEWVKTMDEVGIAKSMVLTYATGAAFDAIAQKYARYPDRFEVWCGFNYTDADKPDWAQRAVAELVRCHAKGAKGVGELGDKGLGELYSKPTPGYGMHIDDPRMKPLLAKCAELRMPVSIHVSEDEWMYQKPDSTNDGLMNAAKWNVDMTKPGILDHDQLVATLEHAVRDNPGTTFIACHLANCNSDLGKLGRLFDAYPNLYADVAARYGEFSPIPRFAKAFMEKYANRIVYGTDMGNESSMYRITFRILESADEHFYEHGRFSYHWPLHGLDLNKATLKKIYSDNARRIMR
- a CDS encoding class I SAM-dependent methyltransferase, which gives rise to MKDNFSTGSDQYAQFRPTYPQAVFAYLSTLTENKGRAWDCGTGNGQVAVELAKTFAEVFATDFSQSQIGQAVLRENIEYSVQRAEQTNFPDDFFDLITVAQAIHWFDFEPFYQEVRRTAKPGALLVVLGYGLLKISKNVDAVIDHFYHHIVGSFWDKERRYIDENYQSIPFPFPELKVPAFSNTLVWSLDHLLGYLSTWSAVRHFIAAHGYDPLDELRPELAVAWGSQSVQDVHFPILVRIGRIQ